AATCAACAGCCCCTCCAGCACGCTGTGGGGATTGCCGGTCAGAAGACCCTCGTTGGCATAGGCCCCGGGATCTCCCTCGTCGGCATTGACAATAACGTATTTAATATCGCCGTGGGCCTTGCGGCAGGTCTCCCACTTGGTTCCCGTGGAGAAACCACCGCCGCCGCGGCCTCTCAAACCGGAATCCTTGACCATCTGTATGATGGCGTCGGGTTGCAGTTCGAATAAAGCTTTAGACAGGGCTGAATATCCGCCAATGGCGATATAGTCTTCGATACTGGTGGGATCGATCCTGGTATTATTGCCCAGTACGATGCGCTGCTGATCGGTATAAAACGGAATATCGTTCTGCCGTGCTACGGATTTTACATCTGTATCCTGTTTGAACAGCAGCCGCTCGATGGGCGGCTTTTTCCGAATGGAGTTATCCAGTATCTCCGGCACATCGGAGACCTGGATCCTCTGGTAGAACACATTGCCAGGCTCGACGATGGCGATGGGACCCCGCTCGCAGAAGCCATGGCAGCCGGTGATCTTGAATTCAATCTTATCCGCCAGGTTGCGTTTCTCTATCTCCGCTTTAAAGGCCTCCTCCACAGGATTGCTGCCGTACGGTCTGCAGGCCGTGCCGTTGCAGAGTGAGATGCGGCACTTGTCCGTGTCCCTCTCCTCTGCCAGCTTCTTCTGTAAAGCAGCCAGCGCTTTGGCGGTCTTTAACTTACTTGCCATCAATATTACGCTTTAAATTTATTCAACATGGGCTCGACCTTGTCATTGGTCATATGCCCGAAGAACTCATCATCGATCTTGACCACAGGGCCGGTGGCGCAGCAACCCATGCAGTTCACAGTTTCCAGGGTAAATCCGCGGTCCTTAGTGGTCTGGCCGCGTTTGATATCCAGCTGGCGTTCAATGGATTCCAGTATCAGGTCGGCGCCGCGCACATGGCAGGCCGTGCCCTGGCAAACGTTGCAGATGTGTTTGCCCCTTTCCTCTAGGCTGAAAGCCCTGAAGAAAGTCGCCATGCTGTAGACATGGCTCTGCGGTATGTCCAGCTTTTTGCTCAGCTTATCCAGCACCGTGCGGGGCAGGTAGTTGTACTCCGCCTGGAGGTCCTGCAGTATGGATACCAGCTGGCTGCTGTCGCCGCCGTATTTCTTGATAATCGCCGTTATTTGATCTTTCATTTTATCTTCTTCAGACCTGCAAGCTGCCGGACCTTGTTGTACTCCTCGATTACCCTGACCTGTATTTCGGCGATACTCTCTTTGGTCAGGTGGCGGTAGCGGCCCTGCACTTTCAGGTAGTCTTCTACCGGCCTGAGTTTGGGCAGGTCGATATTCAACTTGTACTGGCCGTTCTCGATCTCGTACATAGGGAAGATGCCCGTCTCAACCGCCAGCCGGCCGACTTTAATGGTCTGTCTGGAGGGACAGCGCCAGCCGGTGGGACAGACGGAAAGGATATGGATGTAGGACGGCCCCTTGATCTTAACCGCCTTTTCAACCTTGGACATTATGTCAAATGGATAGCTTGAGCAGGAAGTTGCCACATAGGGTATGTTATGGGCCGCGGCTATGGCGGGCATATTCTTCTTCCAGGTATGCTGTCCCATGCTCTTCTTGCCCGCCGGCGCGGTTGTGGTTGAGGCGCCGAAGGGAGTCTCGCTGGAGCGCTGTATGCCGGTATTCATATAGGCTTCGTTGTCATAGCAGACATAGAGGAAATCATGTCCCCTTTCAAGAGCGCCCGAGAGCGATTGCAGGCCGATATCCGCCGTCCCACCGTCGCCCCCCATGGCCACGACCTTAACTTCCTTGGTATACCCGTGCTTGCGCTTGAGTGCCTTAAGGCCGGATTCGATACCCGAGGCCACGGCCGAGGCATTCTCAAAGAGGGTATGGATCCAGGGGACCTCCCACGCTGACTCAGGCAACGGCGACGAGATGATCTCCATACAGCCTGTGGCATTGGAGATAATGGTGTTGCGACCCAGCGCTTTGCACACGTAACGCACGGCCAGCACTTCACCACACCCCGAGCAGGCCCGGTGACCGGAGGCGATATACTCACCTCTGGTGACCAGTTTGGGGACATAAATGCTGAGAGTTTCCACTATTCTCTCACTCCGTACATGTACGTTTCATCCGCGCGCCTGCTTTTTATACGTTCCAATCCTATCTCGAATATCTTTTCAAAATCCGCAGGAGAAACATCGCGTCCCCCCAGGCCGCCGACTATGCTGGCGATCCTAGGCCTTTTCTCAACCGAATAGAGGGTATCCCTGATCTCTGAACAGATGGGCGCCGGACCTCCCAGCGATATGGCTCGATCGAAGACGATAACGTTACTTGCTCCCGACAGGGCCTCAACCATTTCATCGTGGGGGAAAGGACGCCACAGGCGGACCCTGACCAGTCCGACCTTCTTGCCTTCACTCTGCATCTTATCGATGGTGTCCATGGCGTTTTCGCTATAGCCGCCCGCCAGCACCAGCAGGGTATCAGCTTTGTCCGCCTTATACTGCTCGATCGGCTTATAATACCGCCCGGTAAGGTCGCCGTACTTTTTCCACGCTTCCAGTATCACCTTCTTTGATTCACGCACCGCCGTGTCCAGCGCCTTTCTGGTCTCCGTATACATATTGGGTGCAGCGAAGCAACCCAGTGTCACGGGATTATCGGGGTCAAGCACGTATTTATGTTTATAGGGAGGCAGGAATTCATCTACGGTCTTACGGTCCAGCATCTCGACGGACTCGATCACATGGGAGACGTGGAAGCCGTCGACATTTATCATGGTGGGCAACAGGACATCCGGGTGCTCTGCGATATAGAAGCCGCATATGACCTGGTCGAAGGCCTGCTGGCCGTTTTCCAC
This genomic window from Dehalococcoidia bacterium contains:
- a CDS encoding NAD(P)H-dependent oxidoreductase subunit E — protein: MKDQITAIIKKYGGDSSQLVSILQDLQAEYNYLPRTVLDKLSKKLDIPQSHVYSMATFFRAFSLEERGKHICNVCQGTACHVRGADLILESIERQLDIKRGQTTKDRGFTLETVNCMGCCATGPVVKIDDEFFGHMTNDKVEPMLNKFKA
- the porB gene encoding pyruvate synthase subunit PorB encodes the protein METLSIYVPKLVTRGEYIASGHRACSGCGEVLAVRYVCKALGRNTIISNATGCMEIISSPLPESAWEVPWIHTLFENASAVASGIESGLKALKRKHGYTKEVKVVAMGGDGGTADIGLQSLSGALERGHDFLYVCYDNEAYMNTGIQRSSETPFGASTTTAPAGKKSMGQHTWKKNMPAIAAAHNIPYVATSCSSYPFDIMSKVEKAVKIKGPSYIHILSVCPTGWRCPSRQTIKVGRLAVETGIFPMYEIENGQYKLNIDLPKLRPVEDYLKVQGRYRHLTKESIAEIQVRVIEEYNKVRQLAGLKKIK
- the porA gene encoding pyruvate ferredoxin oxidoreductase, producing the protein MASKRIGIEASLAIAEAVKLANTDVIAAYPITPQTHIVEGLAEMVANGDLDAEYIPVESEHSAMSACLGSSAVGARTFTATAGQGLILMHEVLLVAASMRLPIVMAVANRALSGPLNVWGDQSDAMVTRDGGWIQIFVENGQQAFDQVICGFYIAEHPDVLLPTMINVDGFHVSHVIESVEMLDRKTVDEFLPPYKHKYVLDPDNPVTLGCFAAPNMYTETRKALDTAVRESKKVILEAWKKYGDLTGRYYKPIEQYKADKADTLLVLAGGYSENAMDTIDKMQSEGKKVGLVRVRLWRPFPHDEMVEALSGASNVIVFDRAISLGGPAPICSEIRDTLYSVEKRPRIASIVGGLGGRDVSPADFEKIFEIGLERIKSRRADETYMYGVRE